The proteins below are encoded in one region of Streptomyces cyanogenus:
- a CDS encoding MFS transporter has product MNRPWTLASSVAGAVVVALDGTVLTVAQPSLQRELRASFAEVQWTSTGYLVAVASLLVFAGRLGDRYGQRRLFGIGMLGFGAASAGIGLAPGVGWVIGLRVVQGVFGALLQPATLGMLRAAYPPDRLASPLAVRTAAIGLAAAAGPLVGGALVTGMGWRAVFFVNVLHALAFGLPALLWSGRPPVPDRTPLDPPGAVLLAVTLGCLVYAVTARPVSGAALALAAVTAAVLVRHERRTAGPLLPPRVIGSPAVGAALGVLVAVSASLFGTLFVATYVLQRRLGLDPFDSALRSLPLAVLMVLSAALCPALLRRCGARVTTAGATAVLALGVLVLSGATATAALGCGFALLGAGFGTVMVAATQVIVRRAEVTAAGVAGGLQQTALNIGPAVGVAGATALLPAGPGPALLALAALPALMVPAARALPGRAGVTSITHTPDEPVPAGGPARR; this is encoded by the coding sequence GTGAACCGGCCCTGGACGCTGGCGAGCAGCGTGGCGGGCGCGGTGGTCGTCGCGCTGGACGGTACGGTCCTCACGGTCGCACAGCCCAGCCTGCAAAGGGAGTTGCGGGCGTCGTTCGCCGAGGTGCAGTGGACCAGCACCGGCTATCTCGTGGCGGTGGCGAGCCTGCTGGTGTTCGCCGGGCGGCTCGGCGACCGGTACGGGCAGCGGCGGCTGTTCGGGATCGGCATGCTGGGCTTCGGCGCCGCCTCCGCCGGGATCGGCCTCGCGCCCGGGGTGGGCTGGGTGATCGGACTGCGGGTGGTGCAGGGCGTGTTCGGCGCGCTCTTGCAGCCGGCCACGCTGGGCATGCTGCGGGCCGCGTACCCGCCGGACCGGCTGGCCTCGCCGCTGGCCGTGCGGACCGCCGCGATCGGGCTCGCGGCGGCAGCGGGGCCGCTGGTGGGCGGGGCGCTGGTGACCGGTATGGGCTGGCGGGCGGTGTTCTTCGTCAACGTGCTGCACGCGCTCGCCTTCGGCCTGCCGGCCCTGCTGTGGTCCGGCCGGCCACCGGTACCCGACCGGACCCCGCTGGACCCGCCCGGGGCCGTCCTGCTCGCGGTGACGCTGGGCTGCCTGGTGTACGCCGTCACGGCCCGGCCGGTCTCCGGGGCGGCCCTCGCCCTGGCCGCGGTGACGGCGGCCGTCCTCGTCCGGCACGAGCGGCGCACGGCCGGCCCGCTGCTGCCGCCGCGGGTGATCGGCTCGCCGGCGGTCGGGGCGGCACTCGGCGTCCTGGTCGCCGTCTCCGCGTCCCTGTTCGGCACCCTGTTCGTCGCCACGTACGTACTGCAGCGCCGCCTCGGCCTCGATCCGTTCGACAGCGCCCTGCGCAGCCTGCCGCTCGCGGTGCTCATGGTGCTTTCGGCGGCGCTGTGCCCCGCGCTGCTGCGCCGGTGCGGGGCCCGGGTGACGACGGCGGGCGCCACCGCGGTGCTCGCGCTCGGCGTGCTCGTGCTGTCCGGGGCCACCGCCACGGCCGCCCTCGGCTGCGGGTTCGCGCTGCTGGGCGCCGGCTTCGGCACGGTGATGGTGGCGGCCACGCAGGTGATCGTACGGAGGGCGGAGGTGACGGCGGCCGGCGTGGCGGGCGGACTGCAGCAGACCGCGCTGAACATCGGCCCCGCCGTGGGCGTGGCCGGTGCCACCGCACTCCTCCCCGCCGGCCCCGGTCCGGCCCTGCTCGCCCTGGCGGCCCTGCCCGCCCTCATGGTGCCCGCGGCCCGCGCGCTACCGGGACGAGCCGGCGTCACGTCGATCACACACACCCCGGATGAACCGGTCCCGGCAGGTGGTCCTGCGCGACGATGA
- a CDS encoding TetR/AcrR family transcriptional regulator yields the protein MTDSDAGLRARLVDVGVELLAAEGAQALTLREIARRAGVSHGAPRRYFPTHRELLSAIARRGVAELTDRAHAALERETGGPRARTAALARTYLEFARERSGMYELMFRHDLLESGHLGLRETTLPLFSLLVDQIGATDPDADARRVAAALWANLHGIAQLRRWRSLQLALGDEDFEALLDTVLAAHLGPGDGR from the coding sequence ATGACTGACTCCGACGCGGGCCTGCGGGCCCGTCTGGTCGACGTGGGCGTGGAGCTGCTGGCCGCCGAGGGAGCGCAGGCGCTGACCCTGCGGGAGATCGCCCGGCGCGCGGGCGTCTCGCACGGGGCGCCGCGCCGTTACTTCCCCACCCACCGGGAACTGCTGTCCGCGATCGCCCGGCGGGGCGTCGCCGAGCTGACCGACCGGGCGCACGCGGCGCTGGAGCGGGAGACCGGCGGGCCCCGCGCCCGGACGGCCGCGCTGGCGCGGACGTACCTGGAGTTCGCGCGGGAGCGGTCCGGCATGTACGAGCTGATGTTCCGTCACGACCTGCTGGAGAGCGGGCACCTGGGTCTGCGGGAGACGACTCTTCCGCTGTTCTCGCTGCTGGTGGATCAGATCGGCGCCACGGACCCGGACGCCGACGCCCGGCGGGTGGCGGCCGCGCTCTGGGCGAACCTGCACGGGATCGCCCAGCTGAGGCGTTGGCGCAGTCTCCAGCTCGCGCTCGGCGACGAGGACTTCGAGGCGCTGCTCGACACCGTCCTGGCCGCGCACCTGGGTCCCGGGGACGGGCGGTGA
- a CDS encoding PPOX class F420-dependent oxidoreductase: MTQDSSQDALLGLLSEGHVGVLVTLRRDGRPQLSNVSHAYDPDERIIRISVTDDRAKTRNLRRDPRASYHVTSGDRWAYTVAEGTAELSPVAADPHDDTVEELIRLYRDVLGEHPDWDDYRAAMVRDRRLVVRLHVERAYGIPKS, encoded by the coding sequence ATGACCCAGGACTCCTCGCAGGACGCGCTGCTCGGCCTGCTCTCCGAAGGCCACGTCGGCGTGCTCGTCACCCTCCGGCGCGACGGCCGCCCCCAGCTGTCCAACGTCAGCCACGCCTACGACCCCGACGAGCGGATCATCCGGATCTCGGTCACCGACGACCGTGCCAAGACCCGCAACCTCCGCCGGGACCCGCGCGCCTCGTACCACGTCACCAGCGGAGACCGCTGGGCGTACACCGTCGCCGAGGGCACCGCCGAGCTGAGCCCGGTCGCCGCCGACCCGCACGACGACACGGTGGAGGAGCTGATCCGGCTCTACCGGGACGTCCTCGGCGAACACCCGGACTGGGACGACTACCGGGCCGCGATGGTCCGCGACCGCCGCCTGGTGGTGCGGCTGCACGTCGAGCGGGCGTACGGCATCCCGAAGAGCTGA
- a CDS encoding NAD(P)-dependent oxidoreductase — protein sequence MQVGFIGLGVMGRPMALRLASAGTPLVVWNRTPERAEPLRAAGAEVAADPAEVFARADVVLLMLADGTALDAVLGRATPGLAARVADRTVVHMGTTSPEYSRALETDVRAAGGRYVEAPVSGSRVPAEQGQLVAMLAGEASAVEDVRPLLAPVCREAFGCGPVPGALLMKLAVNLFLITQVTGLTEAFHFAERQGLDRRLFLDVLDAGPMASAVSRMKAPKLRERDFAVQAAALDVLKNNRLIAEAAREAGLASPLLDVCHALFEETVARGHGGEDMVAVLRAIEARTAGAP from the coding sequence ATGCAGGTCGGGTTCATCGGTCTCGGAGTGATGGGCCGCCCCATGGCCCTGCGCCTGGCGTCCGCCGGCACCCCGCTGGTGGTCTGGAACCGGACCCCGGAGCGCGCGGAGCCGCTGCGCGCGGCCGGCGCCGAGGTCGCCGCGGACCCCGCCGAGGTGTTCGCGCGGGCGGACGTGGTGCTGCTGATGCTCGCCGACGGGACGGCGCTGGACGCGGTCCTCGGCCGGGCCACGCCCGGCCTGGCCGCACGGGTCGCCGACCGGACCGTCGTGCACATGGGCACGACGTCCCCGGAGTACTCCCGCGCCCTGGAGACGGACGTCCGCGCGGCCGGCGGCCGGTACGTCGAGGCGCCGGTCTCCGGTTCCCGGGTACCGGCGGAACAGGGACAGCTGGTGGCCATGCTCGCCGGGGAGGCGTCCGCCGTGGAGGACGTACGGCCGCTGCTGGCGCCGGTGTGCCGGGAGGCGTTCGGCTGCGGGCCGGTGCCGGGCGCGCTGCTGATGAAGCTGGCGGTGAACCTCTTCCTGATCACCCAGGTGACCGGGCTCACCGAGGCCTTCCACTTCGCCGAACGGCAGGGCCTGGACCGCCGGCTGTTCCTGGACGTCCTGGACGCGGGCCCGATGGCCAGCGCGGTGTCCCGGATGAAGGCGCCCAAGCTGCGCGAGCGGGACTTCGCGGTACAGGCGGCCGCGCTGGACGTGCTGAAGAACAACCGGCTGATCGCCGAGGCGGCCCGCGAGGCCGGCCTCGCCTCGCCGCTCCTCGACGTCTGCCACGCCCTGTTCGAGGAGACGGTGGCGCGGGGCCACGGCGGCGAGGACATGGTCGCCGTGCTGCGGGCGATCGAGGCGCGGACCGCCGGGGCGCCGTGA